One region of Triticum aestivum cultivar Chinese Spring chromosome 6B, IWGSC CS RefSeq v2.1, whole genome shotgun sequence genomic DNA includes:
- the LOC123136362 gene encoding receptor-like protein 2: MPSFSLALVLLVYLVSPTSSCTEQEKSSLLQLLTGLSRDGGLTASWRHDTDCCTWEGITCNQDRKVTDLLLASRGLEGPISPFLGNLTGLLRLNLSRNSLSSGLPLELVSSSSILVLDVSFNRLTGGLGELPSSTPVRPLQVLNISSNLFTGRFPSTTWEAMKSLVVLNASSNRFTGQMPTKPCVSAPSFAVLELSFNQLSGNIPPGLSNCSALKLLGAGYNNLSGTLPYELFKVTSLEHLSLPNNRLEGALDGISKLTNLVTLDLGGNELNGSIPESIGDLKRLEELHLEHNSMSGELPTALSNCTNLVTIDLKANQFSGELTKVNFASLSNLKKLDLLSNNFTGTVPESIYSCSKLTALRLSYNPFHGQLSEEIGNLKSLSFLSLANNSLTNIRRTLQILSSSRSLTTLYLGFNFQHETMPEDVSIDSFKNLQVLYINHCSLSGKIPDWLSKLPNLGMLFMQGNKLTGPIPEWISSLHFLFSLDISNNSLTGEIPSALTEMPMLESESTAPKVFFELPVWNKNQFMEYLTPSAFPKELNLAMNNFTGMIPEEIGRLQGLFSLNLSSNRLSGEIPEQICNLTNLQMLDLSGNHLTGKIPAALNNLHFLSRFNISNNDLEGTIPNAGQFSTFPDSSFGGNPKLCGPMVANHCGSAVASSVSIDPIKQIGSEAIIFMTAFGVFFVVGVLYDQKVLARHFG, from the coding sequence ATGCCTTCGTTTAGCTTGGCTCTGGTGCTGCTGGTCTATTTGGTCTCTCCGACCAGCTCCTGCACCGAGCAGGAGAAGAGCTCCCTTCTCCAGCTCCTCACCGGGCTCTCGCGGGACGGCGGCCTCACGGCATCGTGGCGGCACGACACCGACTGCTGCACATGGGAAGGGATCACCTGCAACCAAGATAGGAAGGTCACTGATCTTTTGCTGGCTTCTCGAGGCCTCGAGGGGCCCATCTCGCCCTTCCTTGGCAACCTCACCGGACTTCTGCGCCTCAACCTGTCCCGGAACTCGCTATCCAGTGGCTTGCCACTGGAATTAGTGTCATCCAGCAGCATCCTTGTTCTTGATGTCAGCTTCAACCGCCTGACAGGAGGCCTGGGTGAGCTGCCATCTTCAACCCCTGTGCGGCCTCTGCAGGTACTCAACATCTCAAGCAACTTGTTTACAGGCAGGTTTCCATCCACAACATGGGAGGCGATGAAGAGCCTGGTCGTTCTTAATGCCAGCAGCAACAGATTTACTGGTCAGATGCCAACTAAGCCATGTGTTAGTGCGCCATCTTTTGCTGTGCTTGAGCTCAGTTTCAACCAACTCAGTGGAAACATCCCTCCAGGGCTCAGTAATTGCTCGGCACTGAAATTGCTTGGTGCTGGCTACAACAACCTCAGTGGTACACTTCCATATGAACTCTTCAAGGTAACCTCGTTAGAGCACCTCTCGTTGCCTAACAATAGGTTAGAGGGAGCTCTTGATGGCATCAGCAAGCTCACAAATCTGGTCACCCTTGATCTTGGGGGGAATGAGCTCAACGGCAGTATTCCAGAGTCTATAGGTGATCTGAAGAGATTGGAGGAGCTGCATTTGGAACACAACAGCATGTCAGGGGAGCTGCCAACAGCTCTAAGCAACTGCACAAATCTTGTAACAATTGACCTCAAGGCAAACCAATTTAGTGGGGAACTTACCAAGGTCAACTTCGCAAGTCTGTCCAATCTAAAGAAACTAGATCTTCTTTCCAATAACTTCACCGGCACAGTTCCAGAAAGCATATACTCCTGCAGCAAGCTGACTGCACTACGGTTATCTTACAATCCTTTCCATGGTCAATTGTCAGAAGAAATAGGCAATCTGAAGTCCCTGTCATTCCTATCACTTGCTAATAACTCTCTTACAAATATCAGAAGAACACTTCAGATCCTAAGCAGTTCCAGGAGCCTCACCACCCTTTATCTTGGGTTCAACTTCCAGCATGAGACCATGCCAGAGGATGTCAGCATTGATAGTTTCAAGAATCTCCAGGTTCTTTATATAAATCATTGTTCATTGTCTGGAAAAATACCTGATTGGTTATCGAAGCTACCGAATTTAGGGATGCTATTTATGCAAGGCAATAAACTAACTGGACCCATACCTGAATGGATCAGCAGCCTACATTTTCTCTTCTCTCTAGATATATCAAACAACAGCCTTACAGGGGAAATTCCAAGTGCCTTAACGGAGATGCCAATGCTAGAATCAGAAAGTACTGCACCAAAGGTATTCTTTGAGCTGCCTGTTTGGAACAAGAACCAATTTATGGAATACCTCACGCCCAGTGCTTTTCCTAAAGAGCTTAATCTAGCCATGAATAATTTCACTGGTATGATTCCGGAGGAGATCGGTCGGTTACAAGGACTATTTTCACTTAACTTGAGCTCCAACAGATTATCTGGAGAAATACCAGAACAGATCTGCAACCTCACGAACCTGCAGATGCTCGACTTGTCTGGTAATCATCTCACTGGTAAGATTCCAGCTGCATTGAACAATCTGCACTTCCTTTCCAGATTCAACATTTCTAATAATGACCTGGAAGGCACTATTCCAAACGCGGGCCAGTTTAGCACGTTTCCGGATTCTAGCTTTGGTGGAAACCCAAAACTGTGTggccctatggttgcaaaccattgtgGTTCAGCAGTAGCAAGTTCAGTTTCCATTGACCCCATAAAACAGATTGGTAGTGAGGCCATCATCTTTATGACTGCCTTCGGTGTTTTCTTTGTAGTGGGAGTCCTATATGATCAGAAAGTCTTAGCTAGACATTTTGGCTAA
- the LOC123136363 gene encoding uncharacterized protein — MASHVATTLPPLLPTPARCHLLTPPPAVYTARVELDSKKQQPGRASMSRSWIKDKADLPGRASRSSSWATDKTLRRAESLNGGVERLGRVETPRENWKRPASRAPSVDRCDKKPRPPTEMVAASQASISAGPMSSVGLSEKKAEPMTEMVADSVVTSFAGPAPSIDRSEKKAEPSTEMVADLEAATLLAGPVVSVDWLEKKVTPPTVMEASPFAGLASSIDRSKKKPEPLTKMEEDSEASFFAGPTFMVSPDPSELPMPTFIVSPDPSELPMPTFLYKHKVAKVLARLVAPMLIDQQD, encoded by the coding sequence ATGGCTAGCCATGTCGCCACGACTCTGCCGCCGTTGCTGCCTACCCCGGCGCGCTGCCACCTCCTGACGCCTCCTCCGGCGGTGTACACGGCTCGTGTGGAGCTGGACAGCAAGAAGCAGCAGCCTGGACGTGCCTCGATGAGCCGAAGCTGGATCAAGGACAAGGCCGACCTTCCTGGACGTGCTTCGCGGAGCTCCAGCTGGGCCACTGACAAGACGCTCCGCCGTGCCGAGAGTTTGAACGGTGGCGTCGAGCGCCTCGGCCGCGTGGAGACGCCGAGGGAAAACTGGAAGaggccggcgagccgcgcgccatCCGTCGACCGATGCGACAAGAAGCCGAGGCCTCCCACTGAGATGGTGGCAGCCTCGCAGGCATCAATCTCCGCTGGCCCGATGTCGTCGGTCGGCCTGTCCGAGAAGAAGGCAGAGCCTATGACTGAGATGGTGGCAGACTCGGTGGTGACATCGTTCGCTGGCCCTGCTCCGTCGATCGACCGGTCGGAGAAGAAGGCAGAGCCTTCGACTGAGATGGTGGCAGACTTGGAGGCGGCGACACTCTTGGCTGGCCCTGTGGTGTCGGTCGACTGGTTGGAGAAGAAGGTGACGCCTCCGACCGTGATGGAGGCATCGCCCTTCGCCGGCCTCGCTTCGTCGATCGACCGGTCCAAGAAGAAGCCGGAGCCTCTGACTAAGATGGAGGAGGACTCGGAGGCATCATTCTTTGCTGGCCCGACATTCATGGTGTCGCCGGACCCGAGCGAGCTGCCCATGCCGACCTTCATTGTGTCGCCGGACCCGAGTGAGCTGCCCATGCCCACCTTCCTCTATAAGCACAAGGTCGCTAAAGTTTTAGCTAGATTAGTCGCTCCGATGCTCATTGATCAGCAAGATTGA